The Curtobacterium poinsettiae DNA segment CAGGGCGACGCGGACGCTCCCTCGGACACCAGGGCTCGCGAGCGTCGACCGCCACATGTCGACCCGGCGACCCGCGTCGAACCACGGGCTCGCGTCCGGGTCGTCGACGAACCGTCCGTAGGTCTCCCGCCACGACACCGTGTGCAGGTGGGCGATTGCATCCGCATCGGCGCGCGTCGCCGGCCGGATCAGCGTCGTGACGTCATCCTCGTTGCCCACACGGTCAGGGTAGCGATCGGCCGCTGGCACTCAGAGCCGGAGGTCGAGGTCGAGGACCCCCGCACCGCCGAGGAACAGCGGCACGATGATCCCGAACAGGGTCAGCGTCGCCCCGATCAGGATCGCCGCGAACGCGATCCCGTCGCCCCGGTCTCCGGTCAGTCGGACGTCGCGCCGCGCGAGGAACCCGACGACGAGCCCACCGATCGGTGCCACGAACGCGAGGGCGATCGCCACCACCGCGAGCAGGCTCAGCGGTGCAACCGCTGTGGTCGTCGCCGGGGCCGTAGCGGGAGTGGCGGCTGGTGCGGTGTGGGTCACGTCGGTGGTCCGTTCAGGGAGGCGAGGAAAGCCCGGTGGGCCGGGCCCGATGCCCAGCGTACGGCGAGGAGGACCGGCTGGGCAGTACCCCGTCGTGGTGGTGTTCCCCGCGGTGTCGGTCGGCGCCGCTAGCGTCCGTCACATGCGCCCGATCCGCCTCCAGGTGTCCGATGCCGATCTCGACGACCTGCACGCCCGTCTGCAGCGGGCGAGCGTTCCGGGACCCATCGGCGATGCGGCAGCCGGCAGCGCGCTGTCGATGGAGCGCCTGTCCGGCTTGCTCGAGCACTGGCGGACCGCGTTCGACTGGCGTCGCGTCGAGGACGAGCTGGCTACCGTGCCGCAGTTCCAGGCGGAGGTCGACGGGCAGCAGCTGCACTTCGCCCGGCTGACGGCGGCTGGGGACCCGACGGTGCACATCCCGGTGATCGCGTTCCACGGCTGGCCGTACTCGTTCGTCGAGATGCTCCCGTTCGCCCGTGCGCTCTCCGGACGCATCGTCCGGCTCGCTGACGGCCGGACCGCGGGGTTCGACGTCGTCGTCCCGTCGCTGCCCGGTTTCGGCGCCTCGGCTCCGCTTGCGGGACGCCCGTTCACAGGCCCCGTGGTCGCCGAGCTGATGCACGCGCTCATGACGGAGGTGCTCGACCACGATCGGTACGTGACCTACGGGGAGGACGTCGGGTCGACGACGAGCGACTGGCTGGCCGCGCTGCACCCGGACTCGGTGATCGGGCTCTTCGCGACCCATGCCGCGTTCCCGCCGCCGTCACGCGCACAGGGCCTGACGGACGAGGAAGCCGGATGG contains these protein-coding regions:
- a CDS encoding epoxide hydrolase family protein; translated protein: MRPIRLQVSDADLDDLHARLQRASVPGPIGDAAAGSALSMERLSGLLEHWRTAFDWRRVEDELATVPQFQAEVDGQQLHFARLTAAGDPTVHIPVIAFHGWPYSFVEMLPFARALSGRIVRLADGRTAGFDVVVPSLPGFGASAPLAGRPFTGPVVAELMHALMTEVLDHDRYVTYGEDVGSTTSDWLAALHPDSVIGLFATHAAFPPPSRAQGLTDEEAGWLRQHDAEWASALGYAKVQATRPEVLAAALMDSPLGLAAWITEKLLAWSGEGSWWTDDELLRTVSLYWFTRSTGSSFRPYLDHPRQPELPIVEVPVAVAVQTGERGLPRSYGERTYRDVRSWHDLDQGGHFTAWQVPRTLADEVAAFATAIGAAAPVGPGAAVGPAQVGGRSAPST